The Microplitis mediator isolate UGA2020A chromosome 8, iyMicMedi2.1, whole genome shotgun sequence genome has a window encoding:
- the LOC130673914 gene encoding uncharacterized protein LOC130673914, translating into MERLSRSPERKKTKTGEQSRSSSSSFSSSSSSSKSDSQVTTTTGSPDSTERFKERGDTPIFELDMPDIENSPDAEQKAETFDVTKEETPEKETIEVISLDGPETSSVEKRSRPTRQTTLKIKDPTNESRRIVVDLEKLEEQKIVIKGKEGTPLLEPPFSRVTRAKFAKRSKVSLTKMSREERQNMAKVIVGPLTRTIDEMARGGGEILTRVEAQKENHEPKKVKPSVIPP; encoded by the coding sequence ATGGAGAGACTAAGCAGAAGTCCAGAGAGGAAGAAGACTAAGACTGGGGAGCAGAGCAGATCGTCATCGTCATCATTTTCATCATCATCCTCCAGTTCAAAGTCGGATTCCCAAGTGACAACAACTACTGGATCCCCAGACTCAACTGAGAGATTCAAAGAAAGGGGTGATACACCAATCTTCGAGCTCGACATGCCGGACATCGAGAACTCACCAGATGCTGAACAAAAGGCGGAGACGTTCGATGTCACCAAGGAGGAGACACCAGAAAAAGAGACGATAGAGGTCATATCACTCGACGGTCCAGAAACATCCAGTGTGGAGAAACGAAGCAGACCAACCAGGCAAACCACACTCAAAATAAAAGATCCAACTAACGAGTCACGGAGAATTGTTGTCGACCTCGAAAAATTGGAGGAACAAAAAATAGTAATCAAGGGTAAAGAGGGAACGCCACTGCTAGAGCCGCCCTTCAGCAGGGTCACAAGAGCCAAGTTTGCCAAACGGTCAAAGGTCAGCCTGACGAAAATGAGCCGGGAGGAAAGACAAAACATGGCCAAGGTAATAGTCGGTCCACTAACTAGGACGATCGACGAAATGGCCAGAGGAGGTGGAGAAATTCTGACCAGAGTTGAGGCCCAGAAGGAGAATCATGAACCAAAGAAGGTGAAACCGTCGGTGATCCCCCCATAG